The Bacteroides ovatus genomic interval AGCAGTCTCTACAAGATGACACACAAGCATGAACTTCCGTTCTTCCGTCCCAACGGCAAGATTATATACTTTGAGAAGTCCGAGCTTTTGAACTGGATGCGCCAGAACCGCAGTATGTCCGAAGCTGAGACCAAGGCTGCAGCGACCAAGCACATGAGTGAACTTTGTAAATAGACATGGCGATGATGAAGGACGATATTTCCCATGAGGAGTACAGAAGCAAGTTGGCGAATGTCGCTGACCTTGCTGTGAGCTACATCAATACTGGCAACGGCTACTTTCGGATGCGTGATGCTTTCAACGGACTTGCCGAGCAATGCGGAGCCAACAAGGGCATTAATGATAAAGCAACTGTCGGCAGAAGAAAACTTCTTGCCCAGTCTGTTTGCATTGAGTGCATTTCACGATTAAGCAGTCATTCTAATGACAGGTTGCAAGGCGAGCTCTATGTTATCGCAGAGGACATTTCCCCAAGGAGAGGATGGCATAGATGATTTTCTCTTTACTGAGAAAAACAGTCTTGTCAGTTATGGTTATAATATTCAAAATTCACAGAACATGGATAAACAAAAGATACATTACTGCTTCACGCTGTCCGATGTACAGATGGAGTATCTTCGCTGCAAAAAGTACAAGATTGACCGCATGGAATGCTTCATGTCTCTTGCCTCTCTTGCTGAACGTGAAACAACACTTGTTTCTATCAGCAAGACCCAACAAGTGGAAATCTTGTGTGGGCAATGTCTGGTTGACAATACCCAACTTGCCAAACTCTGGGATAAAGACCGCAAGACCGTACCCAAACTTTTACAGGCTATGGAGGATGTGGGCATTTCCTCTTCACAAAAAGTTGGAGACAACCGCATCATTACCCTGCATTCCCTCTCTGGTTGGTATGTGGACGGAAGATTTGTCAAGAACGGCTTTTCATTGAAGCGCAATACTGATGGCTCTGCAATCATCCACACGGAAGTTCCACAAGCAAGAGTAATTGTTACGACAACGGAGGATGATACAAAGTCGGACAAGGAAGATGGGCATTCTGCCAATGGAATATCCGATACTGACAACAAGGGCAATTCTTCTACGGCAGATATTTCTTCTTCCCTAAATTCGACTTCATCTAATGACAACAGAAGCGTGGGTAAGGTCGGAACGAATGGCAATCTGTCCGATGCTGTTACTGGTGGAATTTCCCCACAACAAAATTACTCCAGACAATCTGTTGGCAATCCTTCTTCCATGCAAGAAGCAGATGCCAAACAGAATGAGGGAGAACACAACACATATCCACAGCATCTGGCAGGAGGACAAACACAACAGTCTAACGGTTCTAATGCCAATGGTTACAAGGCTAACAGCTACAATAACGGCAATCAAAAGGCATAAAGAGGCTTATGAGCAACCATACAGAGAAATCATCCCAAAGGACGATTGACCGCCATAGGCTACCGCCAAACTGTTATACGTTTAAGCAGCCTTGGGGGACGGACGCTGTTAAAAGTGCCGTCATTTTATAGGTACTTTTCGAGAAATCCTTTTGTAATACAGAAGCCGTGTCCGTCTTTCTGTATTCCTAAAAGTTTCTCGGACTACTCGCAGGCTCGCAGTCGTGACCACCTTTGCAAGGTGCTTGTAATCATCCCATTTTAATCAGAGACAAGGACAAATGAGAAAGAAGAAAATCATAAGGAAACCGCCTACGGAAGTCCACACCTACCGATGTACGAAAGAAGAGCTGAAGCAGCTCCA includes:
- a CDS encoding helix-turn-helix domain-containing protein; protein product: MENLLRDAKQVLTLEEAALFMGISKSSLYKMTHKHELPFFRPNGKIIYFEKSELLNWMRQNRSMSEAETKAAATKHMSELCK